A genomic window from Clostridiales bacterium includes:
- a CDS encoding ABC transporter permease yields the protein MKTKTRNADIFFQLTRRHLLVFAKNKVRLLYTLLVPVIIFVVYLFFLRGLELDGIRSGLAQMSLEPSVSQELKDSIAVLINDAVFWKNVYTLVDTWMISGIIGLTAITVSLQANTVIVEDKQNGVNRDFASSPIHRNVLIASYFFFNFIVTTIICIVFLLICLIYLACMGELALSFGNFMTIIGVLLLSTVASTLVTIFIGSFIKSEGTLAAVVAVFSTAVGFLIGAYMPLGMLPVWVQGICGFIPGSYSCALLRYGFMSTPIANLSAHLSGVLQPEFCTQLMDMLTTNFGYKLNFFGIPVGEQYQALALAIFIIVFVALNIAVGSRVSAILGMKKKKSKKK from the coding sequence ATGAAAACTAAAACCCGCAACGCGGATATTTTCTTTCAGCTGACCCGTCGGCACTTACTAGTATTCGCCAAAAACAAAGTGCGGCTTTTGTACACGCTGCTAGTGCCCGTAATTATTTTCGTGGTATATCTTTTCTTTCTGCGTGGGCTCGAACTGGACGGGATCAGGAGCGGTTTGGCGCAAATGAGCTTGGAGCCGAGCGTTTCGCAAGAGCTCAAAGACTCGATCGCCGTGCTTATTAACGACGCGGTATTTTGGAAAAACGTTTACACGCTCGTCGACACCTGGATGATAAGCGGCATAATCGGGCTTACGGCTATAACCGTTTCCCTGCAAGCGAATACCGTAATCGTCGAGGACAAGCAGAACGGCGTGAACCGCGATTTCGCGTCGTCGCCCATTCACCGCAATGTGCTTATCGCGAGTTATTTCTTTTTTAACTTTATCGTCACCACGATAATCTGTATAGTGTTCCTTTTGATCTGCCTTATCTATCTTGCATGCATGGGCGAGCTCGCACTTTCCTTCGGCAACTTTATGACGATAATCGGCGTGCTACTGCTCTCGACCGTCGCGTCAACGCTTGTTACGATCTTTATCGGCTCGTTCATCAAGTCAGAAGGCACGCTTGCCGCCGTCGTCGCCGTGTTCTCAACGGCCGTCGGGTTCTTGATCGGCGCGTATATGCCGCTCGGTATGCTGCCCGTTTGGGTGCAGGGCATTTGCGGGTTCATCCCCGGCTCGTACTCGTGCGCACTGCTTAGGTACGGGTTTATGTCGACGCCCATCGCCAACCTGTCGGCGCACCTTTCGGGAGTTTTGCAGCCCGAATTCTGCACACAGCTGATGGATATGCTTACGACCAACTTCGGCTATAAACTTAATTTCTTCGGCATTCCCGTCGGCGAACAGTATCAAGCGCTCGCGCTCGCAATCTTCATTATAGTGTTCGTCGCGCTCAATATCGCAGTGGGCAGCCGAGTATCCGCTATTCTCGGCATGAAAAAGAAGAAAAGCAAAAAGAAATAA
- a CDS encoding ABC transporter ATP-binding protein — MRRQGWVILEQKQHALEIEHLSKSYGDVKAVDDISFTVEQGSLFAFLGINGAGKSTTINIICSILKKDGGKITVDGYDLDADPMPIKKALGIVFQTSVLDRDLTVKENLEVRTSFYSMSRAEKKQAIADIVRLLELEPILNRPVKNLSGGQMRRVDIARAMVHRPRLLILDEPTTGLDPKTRLVVWALIDKIRNETGMTVFLTTHYLEEADKATDVVIMDKGKVIAHGTPVELKNRYSHDSIICYRDRAEQLEQKLAADDIPFSYDDEHCAYKIVIQDTAHAKQLLKKFDEFLTDVEIVKGNMDDVFLNVTGQKIHVAEDEADEN, encoded by the coding sequence AACAAAAACAACACGCGCTCGAAATCGAGCATTTATCGAAATCGTACGGCGACGTTAAGGCGGTCGACGATATTTCGTTTACCGTAGAGCAAGGCTCGCTGTTTGCGTTCCTTGGCATTAACGGCGCAGGCAAAAGCACGACGATAAACATCATTTGTTCCATTCTCAAAAAGGACGGAGGCAAGATTACTGTCGACGGCTACGACCTCGACGCCGATCCCATGCCCATCAAAAAAGCGCTCGGCATTGTTTTCCAAACGAGCGTTCTCGACCGCGACCTGACTGTCAAGGAAAATCTCGAAGTTCGCACGTCATTCTACTCGATGAGCCGCGCCGAGAAAAAACAGGCTATCGCCGACATAGTGCGCCTACTCGAACTCGAACCCATCCTTAACCGTCCCGTCAAAAACCTGAGCGGCGGCCAGATGCGGCGCGTCGATATTGCGCGCGCCATGGTTCACCGTCCGCGCCTTCTCATTCTCGACGAACCGACGACGGGGCTCGATCCCAAAACCCGCCTCGTCGTGTGGGCGCTTATCGACAAGATCCGCAACGAAACTGGAATGACCGTTTTCCTCACCACCCACTATCTCGAAGAAGCGGACAAGGCGACAGACGTCGTCATTATGGACAAGGGCAAGGTCATTGCGCACGGTACGCCCGTCGAACTTAAAAACCGTTATTCGCACGACAGCATTATTTGCTACCGCGACCGCGCCGAGCAATTAGAACAAAAGCTTGCCGCGGACGATATCCCGTTCTCGTACGACGACGAGCATTGCGCGTACAAGATTGTTATTCAGGACACGGCGCACGCCAAGCAGTTATTAAAGAAGTTCGACGAGTTCCTCACCGACGTCGAGATCGTCAAGGGCAATATGGACGACGTTTTCTTGAACGTTACGGGGCAAAAAATTCACGTTGCGGAGGATGAAGCCGATGAAAACTAA